The Brassica oleracea var. oleracea cultivar TO1000 chromosome C6, BOL, whole genome shotgun sequence genome includes a region encoding these proteins:
- the LOC106297046 gene encoding uncharacterized protein LOC106297046 isoform X4, translating into MSFRGDGIDDETPLFWSPEYIFELPEPCLPLRQPQNHQHQALHGQQQGISHESWLRGNLLNVRSRNQIGMGQRIGQGNGVEHPTMSYFHEFPNHLQEIQQVSSDAFGSLFPQHFHRFSDDNLPVITTNITATSLNRQQHCLCAHTLSTREPLLSNQNHNYYDLIQFLAVNTEHSSHIGPSNLIPNGLHNYMPYQTYVPITSAFTINGQQLPPSVLAIRRNEAHNLRTVNNSARHHVIMQRRVHQSSSSFRVSSLYTLLRRRPSANSSIPPQNEVIGSRRRTYESRFQFGEPSSSTRRRRTTPADGSVGSTAINPTGERLLIYPQTFSN; encoded by the exons ATGTCTTTTCGAGGCGATGGAATCGATGATGAAACGCCTCTCTTCTGGAGTCCGGAATATATTTTCGAGTTACCGGAACCATGTCTTCCATTAAGG CAGCCACAAAATCACCAACACCAAGCCCTTCATGGACAACAACAAGGCATTTCGCATGAGTCTTGGTTACGAGGAAATCTATTAAATGTGCGTTCAAGG AACCAAATAGGGATGGGTCAACGAATCGGACAAGGAAATGGAGTTGAACACCCAACTATGTCTTATTTTCATGAGTTTCCAAATCATCTTCAAGA GATACAACAAGTAAGTTCTGATGCATTTGGTTCACTGTTTCCTCAACACTTCCATCGTTTTTCAGATGATAACCTTCCCGTTATCACCACAAACATAACAGCAACTTCTCTAAATAGA CAACAACATTGTCTTTGTGCTCATACTCTTTCAACTAG AGAGCCTCTGTTAAGCAACCAAAATCATAATTATTATGATTTGATTCAATTTTTGGCGGTGAATACAGAGCATTCAAGTCACATAGGCCCGAGCAATCTCATTCCAAATGG GTTACATAATTATATGCCTTATCAGACGTATGTCCCAATCACTTCGGCTTTTACCATAAATGGACAGCAACTGCCCCCATCGGTTTTAGCCATTCGGCGTAATGAAGCTCACAATCTAAGGACGGTTAACAATTCAGCTAG GCATCATGTCATTATGCAAAGAAGGGTGCATCAGTCCTCATCAAGTTTTCGGGTTTCCAGCTTATACACTCTGCTGCGTAGACGTCCAAGCGCAAACTCAAGCATACCTCCACAA AATGAAGTTATAGGATCTCGGCGAAGAACTTATGAAAGTCGGTTTCAATTTGGGGAACCATCATCTTCTACTCGACGCAGG AGGACTACACCAGCAGATGGAAGTGTTGGTTCAACTGCAATCAATCCTACTGGAGAAAG GTTGTTGATCTATCCTCAAACCTTCAGCAACTGA
- the LOC106297046 gene encoding uncharacterized protein LOC106297046 isoform X3 has protein sequence MSFRGDGIDDETPLFWSPEYIFELPEPCLPLRQPQNHQHQALHGQQQGISHESWLRGNLLNNQIGMGQRIGQGNGVEHPTMSYFHEFPNHLQEIQQVSSDAFGSLFPQHFHRFSDDNLPVITTNITATSLNRQQHCLCAHTLSTREPLLSNQNHNYYDLIQFLAVNTEHSSHIGPSNLIPNGLHNYMPYQTYVPITSAFTINGQQLPPSVLAIRRNEAHNLRTVNNSARHHVIMQRRVHQSSSSFRVSSLYTLLRRRPSANSSIPPQNEVIGSRRRTYESRFQFGEPSSSTRRRRTTPADGSVGSTAINPTGERRVNGLYDVICLTYLRVYHG, from the exons ATGTCTTTTCGAGGCGATGGAATCGATGATGAAACGCCTCTCTTCTGGAGTCCGGAATATATTTTCGAGTTACCGGAACCATGTCTTCCATTAAGG CAGCCACAAAATCACCAACACCAAGCCCTTCATGGACAACAACAAGGCATTTCGCATGAGTCTTGGTTACGAGGAAATCTATTAAAT AACCAAATAGGGATGGGTCAACGAATCGGACAAGGAAATGGAGTTGAACACCCAACTATGTCTTATTTTCATGAGTTTCCAAATCATCTTCAAGA GATACAACAAGTAAGTTCTGATGCATTTGGTTCACTGTTTCCTCAACACTTCCATCGTTTTTCAGATGATAACCTTCCCGTTATCACCACAAACATAACAGCAACTTCTCTAAATAGA CAACAACATTGTCTTTGTGCTCATACTCTTTCAACTAG AGAGCCTCTGTTAAGCAACCAAAATCATAATTATTATGATTTGATTCAATTTTTGGCGGTGAATACAGAGCATTCAAGTCACATAGGCCCGAGCAATCTCATTCCAAATGG GTTACATAATTATATGCCTTATCAGACGTATGTCCCAATCACTTCGGCTTTTACCATAAATGGACAGCAACTGCCCCCATCGGTTTTAGCCATTCGGCGTAATGAAGCTCACAATCTAAGGACGGTTAACAATTCAGCTAG GCATCATGTCATTATGCAAAGAAGGGTGCATCAGTCCTCATCAAGTTTTCGGGTTTCCAGCTTATACACTCTGCTGCGTAGACGTCCAAGCGCAAACTCAAGCATACCTCCACAA AATGAAGTTATAGGATCTCGGCGAAGAACTTATGAAAGTCGGTTTCAATTTGGGGAACCATCATCTTCTACTCGACGCAGG AGGACTACACCAGCAGATGGAAGTGTTGGTTCAACTGCAATCAATCCTACTGGAGAAAG GAGAGTAAATGGACTGTACGATGTCATTTGCTTAACATACCTGAGAGTATATCATGGATAA
- the LOC106297046 gene encoding uncharacterized protein LOC106297046 isoform X6 — protein sequence MELNTQLCLIFMSFQIIFKRYNNNNIVFVLILFQLEHSSHIGPSNLIPNGLHNYMPYQTYVPITSAFTINGQQLPPSVLAIRRNEAHNLRTVNNSARHHVIMQRRVHQSSSSFRVSSLYTLLRRRPSANSSIPPQNEVIGSRRRTYESRFQFGEPSSSTRRRRTTPADGSVGSTAINPTGERRVNGLYDVICLTYLRVYHG from the exons ATGGAGTTGAACACCCAACTATGTCTTATTTTCATGAGTTTCCAAATCATCTTCAAGA GATACAACAA CAACAACATTGTCTTTGTGCTCATACTCTTTCAACTAG AGCATTCAAGTCACATAGGCCCGAGCAATCTCATTCCAAATGG GTTACATAATTATATGCCTTATCAGACGTATGTCCCAATCACTTCGGCTTTTACCATAAATGGACAGCAACTGCCCCCATCGGTTTTAGCCATTCGGCGTAATGAAGCTCACAATCTAAGGACGGTTAACAATTCAGCTAG GCATCATGTCATTATGCAAAGAAGGGTGCATCAGTCCTCATCAAGTTTTCGGGTTTCCAGCTTATACACTCTGCTGCGTAGACGTCCAAGCGCAAACTCAAGCATACCTCCACAA AATGAAGTTATAGGATCTCGGCGAAGAACTTATGAAAGTCGGTTTCAATTTGGGGAACCATCATCTTCTACTCGACGCAGG AGGACTACACCAGCAGATGGAAGTGTTGGTTCAACTGCAATCAATCCTACTGGAGAAAG GAGAGTAAATGGACTGTACGATGTCATTTGCTTAACATACCTGAGAGTATATCATGGATAA
- the LOC106297046 gene encoding uncharacterized protein LOC106297046 isoform X1, whose amino-acid sequence MSFRGDGIDDETPLFWSPEYIFELPEPCLPLRQPQNHQHQALHGQQQGISHESWLRGNLLNVRSRNQIGMGQRIGQGNGVEHPTMSYFHEFPNHLQEIQQVSSDAFGSLFPQHFHRFSDDNLPVITTNITATSLNRQQHCLCAHTLSTREPLLSNQNHNYYDLIQFLAVNTEHSSHIGPSNLIPNGLHNYMPYQTYVPITSAFTINGQQLPPSVLAIRRNEAHNLRTVNNSARHHVIMQRRVHQSSSSFRVSSLYTLLRRRPSANSSIPPQNEVIGSRRRTYESRFQFGEPSSSTRRRRTTPADGSVGSTAINPTGERRVNGLYDVICLTYLRVYHG is encoded by the exons ATGTCTTTTCGAGGCGATGGAATCGATGATGAAACGCCTCTCTTCTGGAGTCCGGAATATATTTTCGAGTTACCGGAACCATGTCTTCCATTAAGG CAGCCACAAAATCACCAACACCAAGCCCTTCATGGACAACAACAAGGCATTTCGCATGAGTCTTGGTTACGAGGAAATCTATTAAATGTGCGTTCAAGG AACCAAATAGGGATGGGTCAACGAATCGGACAAGGAAATGGAGTTGAACACCCAACTATGTCTTATTTTCATGAGTTTCCAAATCATCTTCAAGA GATACAACAAGTAAGTTCTGATGCATTTGGTTCACTGTTTCCTCAACACTTCCATCGTTTTTCAGATGATAACCTTCCCGTTATCACCACAAACATAACAGCAACTTCTCTAAATAGA CAACAACATTGTCTTTGTGCTCATACTCTTTCAACTAG AGAGCCTCTGTTAAGCAACCAAAATCATAATTATTATGATTTGATTCAATTTTTGGCGGTGAATACAGAGCATTCAAGTCACATAGGCCCGAGCAATCTCATTCCAAATGG GTTACATAATTATATGCCTTATCAGACGTATGTCCCAATCACTTCGGCTTTTACCATAAATGGACAGCAACTGCCCCCATCGGTTTTAGCCATTCGGCGTAATGAAGCTCACAATCTAAGGACGGTTAACAATTCAGCTAG GCATCATGTCATTATGCAAAGAAGGGTGCATCAGTCCTCATCAAGTTTTCGGGTTTCCAGCTTATACACTCTGCTGCGTAGACGTCCAAGCGCAAACTCAAGCATACCTCCACAA AATGAAGTTATAGGATCTCGGCGAAGAACTTATGAAAGTCGGTTTCAATTTGGGGAACCATCATCTTCTACTCGACGCAGG AGGACTACACCAGCAGATGGAAGTGTTGGTTCAACTGCAATCAATCCTACTGGAGAAAG GAGAGTAAATGGACTGTACGATGTCATTTGCTTAACATACCTGAGAGTATATCATGGATAA
- the LOC106297046 gene encoding uncharacterized protein LOC106297046 isoform X2 has protein sequence MSFRGDGIDDETPLFWSPEYIFELPEPCLPLRPQNHQHQALHGQQQGISHESWLRGNLLNVRSRNQIGMGQRIGQGNGVEHPTMSYFHEFPNHLQEIQQVSSDAFGSLFPQHFHRFSDDNLPVITTNITATSLNRQQHCLCAHTLSTREPLLSNQNHNYYDLIQFLAVNTEHSSHIGPSNLIPNGLHNYMPYQTYVPITSAFTINGQQLPPSVLAIRRNEAHNLRTVNNSARHHVIMQRRVHQSSSSFRVSSLYTLLRRRPSANSSIPPQNEVIGSRRRTYESRFQFGEPSSSTRRRRTTPADGSVGSTAINPTGERRVNGLYDVICLTYLRVYHG, from the exons ATGTCTTTTCGAGGCGATGGAATCGATGATGAAACGCCTCTCTTCTGGAGTCCGGAATATATTTTCGAGTTACCGGAACCATGTCTTCCATTAAGG CCACAAAATCACCAACACCAAGCCCTTCATGGACAACAACAAGGCATTTCGCATGAGTCTTGGTTACGAGGAAATCTATTAAATGTGCGTTCAAGG AACCAAATAGGGATGGGTCAACGAATCGGACAAGGAAATGGAGTTGAACACCCAACTATGTCTTATTTTCATGAGTTTCCAAATCATCTTCAAGA GATACAACAAGTAAGTTCTGATGCATTTGGTTCACTGTTTCCTCAACACTTCCATCGTTTTTCAGATGATAACCTTCCCGTTATCACCACAAACATAACAGCAACTTCTCTAAATAGA CAACAACATTGTCTTTGTGCTCATACTCTTTCAACTAG AGAGCCTCTGTTAAGCAACCAAAATCATAATTATTATGATTTGATTCAATTTTTGGCGGTGAATACAGAGCATTCAAGTCACATAGGCCCGAGCAATCTCATTCCAAATGG GTTACATAATTATATGCCTTATCAGACGTATGTCCCAATCACTTCGGCTTTTACCATAAATGGACAGCAACTGCCCCCATCGGTTTTAGCCATTCGGCGTAATGAAGCTCACAATCTAAGGACGGTTAACAATTCAGCTAG GCATCATGTCATTATGCAAAGAAGGGTGCATCAGTCCTCATCAAGTTTTCGGGTTTCCAGCTTATACACTCTGCTGCGTAGACGTCCAAGCGCAAACTCAAGCATACCTCCACAA AATGAAGTTATAGGATCTCGGCGAAGAACTTATGAAAGTCGGTTTCAATTTGGGGAACCATCATCTTCTACTCGACGCAGG AGGACTACACCAGCAGATGGAAGTGTTGGTTCAACTGCAATCAATCCTACTGGAGAAAG GAGAGTAAATGGACTGTACGATGTCATTTGCTTAACATACCTGAGAGTATATCATGGATAA
- the LOC106297046 gene encoding uncharacterized protein LOC106297046 isoform X5, translating into MSFRGDGIDDETPLFWSPEYIFELPEPCLPLRQPQNHQHQALHGQQQGISHESWLRGNLLNVRSRNQIGMGQRIGQGNGVEHPTMSYFHEFPNHLQEIQQQQHCLCAHTLSTREPLLSNQNHNYYDLIQFLAVNTEHSSHIGPSNLIPNGLHNYMPYQTYVPITSAFTINGQQLPPSVLAIRRNEAHNLRTVNNSARHHVIMQRRVHQSSSSFRVSSLYTLLRRRPSANSSIPPQNEVIGSRRRTYESRFQFGEPSSSTRRRRTTPADGSVGSTAINPTGERRVNGLYDVICLTYLRVYHG; encoded by the exons ATGTCTTTTCGAGGCGATGGAATCGATGATGAAACGCCTCTCTTCTGGAGTCCGGAATATATTTTCGAGTTACCGGAACCATGTCTTCCATTAAGG CAGCCACAAAATCACCAACACCAAGCCCTTCATGGACAACAACAAGGCATTTCGCATGAGTCTTGGTTACGAGGAAATCTATTAAATGTGCGTTCAAGG AACCAAATAGGGATGGGTCAACGAATCGGACAAGGAAATGGAGTTGAACACCCAACTATGTCTTATTTTCATGAGTTTCCAAATCATCTTCAAGA GATACAACAA CAACAACATTGTCTTTGTGCTCATACTCTTTCAACTAG AGAGCCTCTGTTAAGCAACCAAAATCATAATTATTATGATTTGATTCAATTTTTGGCGGTGAATACAGAGCATTCAAGTCACATAGGCCCGAGCAATCTCATTCCAAATGG GTTACATAATTATATGCCTTATCAGACGTATGTCCCAATCACTTCGGCTTTTACCATAAATGGACAGCAACTGCCCCCATCGGTTTTAGCCATTCGGCGTAATGAAGCTCACAATCTAAGGACGGTTAACAATTCAGCTAG GCATCATGTCATTATGCAAAGAAGGGTGCATCAGTCCTCATCAAGTTTTCGGGTTTCCAGCTTATACACTCTGCTGCGTAGACGTCCAAGCGCAAACTCAAGCATACCTCCACAA AATGAAGTTATAGGATCTCGGCGAAGAACTTATGAAAGTCGGTTTCAATTTGGGGAACCATCATCTTCTACTCGACGCAGG AGGACTACACCAGCAGATGGAAGTGTTGGTTCAACTGCAATCAATCCTACTGGAGAAAG GAGAGTAAATGGACTGTACGATGTCATTTGCTTAACATACCTGAGAGTATATCATGGATAA